The segment CGGCGAGCGCCTCGACGATGTCGCGGGCCGAAACCGAGCCGTAGAGCTGGCCGGTGTTCGACGCCTGGCGGATCAGCGTCACCGACTTGTCGTCGAGCGCCTTCGCCTCGGTCTCGGCATTGCCGCGACGGTTGGCGTTGTCGGCCTCGATCTGGGCGCGGTTCGCCTCGAAGACCTTCTTGTTGGCCTCGTTGGCGCGCAGCGCCTTCTTGCGCGGCAGCAGATAGTTGCGGGCAAAGCCGGCCTTGACGGAGACGACGTCGCCGATCTGGCCAAGCTTCTCAACGCGTTCGAGCAGGATCACGTCCATGGTGGCGGTCCTCCCTTCTTACTTGACGATGTAGGGAAGCAGCCCGATGTGACGGGCGCGCTTGATCGCCTGGGCGAGTTCACGCTGCTTCTTGGCGGACACCGCGGTGATGCGGCTCGGGACGATCTTGCCGCGCTCGGACACGAAGCCCTGGAGCAGACGGACGTCCTTGTAATCGATCCTGGGAGCATCCTTCGCGGAGAAGGGGCAGCTCTTGCGGCGGCGGAAAAAGGCGCGTGCCATGATGTTCTATCCCTTCCTTACGCGACTTCGCGGTCTTCGCGACGGGGGCGGTCGCCCCGATCGCCACGATCCCCGCGGTCACCCCGATCGCCACGGCCGTCACGACGGCCGTCGCGGTCACGCTCGC is part of the Rhizorhabdus wittichii RW1 genome and harbors:
- a CDS encoding SSU ribosomal protein S18P (PFAM: ribosomal protein S18) is translated as MARAFFRRRKSCPFSAKDAPRIDYKDVRLLQGFVSERGKIVPSRITAVSAKKQRELAQAIKRARHIGLLPYIVK
- a CDS encoding LSU ribosomal protein L9P (PFAM: ribosomal protein L9), with amino-acid sequence MDVILLERVEKLGQIGDVVSVKAGFARNYLLPRKKALRANEANKKVFEANRAQIEADNANRRGNAETEAKALDDKSVTLIRQASNTGQLYGSVSARDIVEALAEDGIKVAKSGVVLGRPIKTIGLHEVKISLHAEVSRTVKVNVARSPEEAELQSQGVDVMAQLFERDEAGFTEDYDPNAEPGEIPTELQDEAPAAEATDEA